One segment of Panulirus ornatus isolate Po-2019 chromosome 2, ASM3632096v1, whole genome shotgun sequence DNA contains the following:
- the LOC139754118 gene encoding regulator of microtubule dynamics protein 1-like isoform X2 produces MSGNKSLTLNVSSKVAVIAALGAGVVVGAGTAYLLTRINEHTHLTQQISSLHATILEVKKDLASLETELDKAYSRSDFSSSRPSSFHKKTVSFSSTTTSASYKTAPDYDTDSSKANDTDYYSPDEDEDEFFDLSPEDNKEVISFGEIKDTQAERLSDLSVEEAHLCHLLEQVDILCDGSGDDQTQAYNLLKSEEFQYSRNSEFLWRLAKATRNMATLQEKLGNMKEKETLIFDAYEYAAQALELNKNSAETHKWYAILAGERGGFLGMKERVKSGNIFKEHIDRALDLKPQDATLHHLLGRFCFEVAQLSWLERRAAAALFGEVPSSTYEEALHHFLAAEELGPCGWKENRLFVAKCQIQMNSIMDAAIWLEQAAKASVRSPNVIDSGARIY; encoded by the exons ATGAGTGGGAACAAGTCATTAACGCTGAATGTCAGCTCTAAG GTTGCTGTGATAGCTGCACTGGGTGCTGGAGTGGTAGTTGGGGCTGGTACAGCATATCTTCTCACTCGTATCAATgaacacacccacctcacacaacagaTTTCCAGCCTTCATGCCACAATCTTGGAAGTGAAGAAGGATTTAGCTTCATTAGAAACAG AGCTTGATAAAGCGTATAGTCGCTCAGATTTCTCTTCATCTCGGCCTTCATCATTCCACAAGAAGACTGTAAGCTTCAGCAGCACCACAACCTCAGCTAGCTACAAAACAGCCCCTGATTATGACACTGACAGCAGCAAGGCCAATGACACAGACTACTATTCTcctgatgaggatgaggatgaattCTTTGACCTGTCACCAGAGGATAA CAAAGAAGTCATCTCTTTTGGGGAAATTAAGGATACACAAGCAGAGCGTCTCTCAGATTTGTCTGTGGAGGAGGCTCATCTTTGCCATCTGCTTGAACAAGTGGACATATTGTGTGATGGTTCGGGAGATGACCAGACACAAGCCTACAACTTGTTAAAAAGTGAGGAATTTCAA TATTCAAGAAATTCAGAGTTCCTGTGGAGGTTAGCAAAAGCAACAAGAAATATGGCCACACTGCAAGAAAAGCTTGGCAATATGAAGGAAAAGGAAACTTTGATATTTGATG CCTACGAATATGCTGCACAAGCTCTTGAATTGAATAAGAATAGTGCTGAGACTCATAAGTGGTATGCCATCCTTGCTGGTGAACGTGGGGGATTTTTAGGTATGAAAGAACGTGTCAAAAGTGGGAATATCTTCAAGGAACATATTGATCGTGCTCTAGACCTTAAACCTCAGGATGCAACACTTCATCATCTTCTAGGTCGTTTTTGTTTTGAG GTGGCACAACTATCATGGCTTGAAAGAAGAGCAGCAGCTGCATTATTTGGTGAAGTACCATCCTCCACATATGAGGAAGCCCTCCATCACTTTTTAGCAGCTGAGGAATTAGGACCTTGTGGTTGGAAAGAGAACCGCCTTTTTGTTGCCAAGTGCCAAATTCAAATGAACAGTATCATGGATGCTGCCATTTGGCTGGAACAAGCAGCGAAAGCATCTGTTAGATCACCTAAC
- the LOC139754118 gene encoding regulator of microtubule dynamics protein 1-like isoform X1 produces the protein MSGNKSLTLNVSSKVAVIAALGAGVVVGAGTAYLLTRINEHTHLTQQISSLHATILEVKKDLASLETELDKAYSRSDFSSSRPSSFHKKTVSFSSTTTSASYKTAPDYDTDSSKANDTDYYSPDEDEDEFFDLSPEDNKEVISFGEIKDTQAERLSDLSVEEAHLCHLLEQVDILCDGSGDDQTQAYNLLKSEEFQYSRNSEFLWRLAKATRNMATLQEKLGNMKEKETLIFDAYEYAAQALELNKNSAETHKWYAILAGERGGFLGMKERVKSGNIFKEHIDRALDLKPQDATLHHLLGRFCFEVAQLSWLERRAAAALFGEVPSSTYEEALHHFLAAEELGPCGWKENRLFVAKCQIQMNSIMDAAIWLEQAAKASVRSPNDEIVQKEVLELQQKYS, from the exons ATGAGTGGGAACAAGTCATTAACGCTGAATGTCAGCTCTAAG GTTGCTGTGATAGCTGCACTGGGTGCTGGAGTGGTAGTTGGGGCTGGTACAGCATATCTTCTCACTCGTATCAATgaacacacccacctcacacaacagaTTTCCAGCCTTCATGCCACAATCTTGGAAGTGAAGAAGGATTTAGCTTCATTAGAAACAG AGCTTGATAAAGCGTATAGTCGCTCAGATTTCTCTTCATCTCGGCCTTCATCATTCCACAAGAAGACTGTAAGCTTCAGCAGCACCACAACCTCAGCTAGCTACAAAACAGCCCCTGATTATGACACTGACAGCAGCAAGGCCAATGACACAGACTACTATTCTcctgatgaggatgaggatgaattCTTTGACCTGTCACCAGAGGATAA CAAAGAAGTCATCTCTTTTGGGGAAATTAAGGATACACAAGCAGAGCGTCTCTCAGATTTGTCTGTGGAGGAGGCTCATCTTTGCCATCTGCTTGAACAAGTGGACATATTGTGTGATGGTTCGGGAGATGACCAGACACAAGCCTACAACTTGTTAAAAAGTGAGGAATTTCAA TATTCAAGAAATTCAGAGTTCCTGTGGAGGTTAGCAAAAGCAACAAGAAATATGGCCACACTGCAAGAAAAGCTTGGCAATATGAAGGAAAAGGAAACTTTGATATTTGATG CCTACGAATATGCTGCACAAGCTCTTGAATTGAATAAGAATAGTGCTGAGACTCATAAGTGGTATGCCATCCTTGCTGGTGAACGTGGGGGATTTTTAGGTATGAAAGAACGTGTCAAAAGTGGGAATATCTTCAAGGAACATATTGATCGTGCTCTAGACCTTAAACCTCAGGATGCAACACTTCATCATCTTCTAGGTCGTTTTTGTTTTGAG GTGGCACAACTATCATGGCTTGAAAGAAGAGCAGCAGCTGCATTATTTGGTGAAGTACCATCCTCCACATATGAGGAAGCCCTCCATCACTTTTTAGCAGCTGAGGAATTAGGACCTTGTGGTTGGAAAGAGAACCGCCTTTTTGTTGCCAAGTGCCAAATTCAAATGAACAGTATCATGGATGCTGCCATTTGGCTGGAACAAGCAGCGAAAGCATCTGTTAGATCACCTAAC